In one Coccinella septempunctata chromosome 6, icCocSept1.1, whole genome shotgun sequence genomic region, the following are encoded:
- the LOC123316057 gene encoding uncharacterized protein LOC123316057 yields MQLCFRGQSTHYIECEGTETVSQIKNKIAALENLNAAEISLFASGKPVSDEDTLDLFANTDIEISVGLLGGKVHGSLARAGKVKGQTPKVEKQEKKKKKTGRCKRRIQYNRRFVNVVATFGRRRGPNSNAA; encoded by the exons ATGCAGTTGTGCTTCCGTGGTCAATCCACTCATTATATTGAGTGTGAGGGAACAGAAACCGTTTCTCAAATCAAG aataaaattGCTGCTTTGGAGAACCTGAATGCTGCCGAAATTTCTCTGTTTGCTAGTGGTAAACCAGTTTCTGATGAAGATACTCTTGATTTGTTTGCCAACACAGATATAGAAATATCTGTTGGTCTCTTGGGAGGTAAAGTCCATGGATCCTTGGCCCGTGCAG GTAAAGTAAAAGGACAAACTCCCAAAGTTGAGAAgcaggagaaaaagaagaagaagactggAAGATGCAAGCGAAGGATTCAGTACAATCGACGATTCGTTAATGTTGTGGCCACATTTGGTCGTCGTAGAGGACCAAATTCAAATGCTGCTTAA
- the LOC123316051 gene encoding cactin yields the protein MSERSKSRKRSRDKSRKQKYRDESSDSSSSSSSSTSSSDAEIHLLMKLEKERKKALEIRKKQKELLKAKETPEEKRLRRLKRKQEKEKKIKEKMGWDNEYLHYTNSDNPFGDGELLSTFVWKKKLNKEGLVGITKEELEMRNKFKQEENKRELEKVKKRRMERDLEKQRKEEEALIAQRNKEATQFEEWERQEDTFHLEQARLRSHIRIQDGRAKPIDLLAKYISAEEEVDAVEMHEPYTYLNGLLTKDLEDLVEDIKVYKELEKGKNIDYWNDITIIVEDELQKLRKIEHQNEMDIALNRREGIHQSVASDVTSVFKGKTSSQLAALQKQIESKISNKTDGIDIGYWESLLSQLKAHMARARLQDRHKESLHRKLQVLKAEQAVSSSATTSNMKTEETDNSSDTEENEDNFVSPLDECFKAYEAGGYSPKLLSVDDIELGTIVFAEEDDLKRLEFTRQQVVDSDNKTDNITTKEEKLLQIEARKGMGEDEAQFSVEASLDNQVYLWSDKYRPRKPRYFNRVHTGFEWNKYNQTHYDMDNPPPKIVQGYKFNIFYPDLIDKSATPEYFLTTCPDREFSILRFHAGPPYEDIAFKIVNREWEYSYKRGFRCQFHNNIFQLWFHFKRYRYRR from the coding sequence ATGTCTGAAAGGTCGAAATCAAGGAAAAGGAGTAGAGATAAATCTCGTAAACAAAAATATCGTGATGAATCTTCAGATAGTAGCAGTTCGAGTTCCTCGAGCACTTCCAGTAGTGATGCAGAGATACATCTGCtaatgaaattggaaaaagaaaggaaaaaagcTTTGGAAATTCGTAAAAAGCAAAAAGAACTGCTTAAGGCTAAAGAGACTCCAGAAGAAAAAAGATTAAGACGCTTGAAAAGGAAgcaggaaaaagaaaaaaaaatcaaggagaAAATGGGTTGGGATAACGAATATCTGCATTATACCAATTCTGATAATCCTTTTGGAGATGGTGAATTATTATCTACGTTTGTGTGGAAGAAAAAGCTCAATAAAGAGGGTTTGGTGGGCATAACTAAAGAAGAGTTGGAAATGCGTAATAAGTTCAAACAAGAGGAGAATAAAAGAGAActtgaaaaagtgaaaaaacgaaGAATGGAAAGAGATTTGGAGAAACAAAGAAAGGAGGAAGAAGCACTGATTGCACAAAGAAACAAAGAAGCAACTCAATTTGAAGAATGGGAAAGACAGGAAGATACTTTCCATTTGGAACAAGCCAGGCTTAGGTCACATATAAGAATTCAAGATGGACGTGCTAAACCTATAGATTTATTAGCAAAATATATCAGTGCAGAGGAAGAGGTAGACGCTGTAGAAATGCATGAGCCTTATACTTACCTTAATGGTTTGCTTACCAAGGACTTGGAGGACCTAGTAGAAGATATTAAAGTTTATAAGGAATTAGAAAAGGGTAAAAATATTGATTATTGGAACGACATTACTATTATAGTTGAAGATGAActacaaaaattgagaaaaattgaaCATCAGAATGAGATGGACATAGCTCTCAATAGAAGAGAAGGAATACATCAATCTGTTGCTTCAGATGTAACAAGTGTTTTTAAAGGTAAAACATCTAGCCAGTTGGCTGCtctccaaaaacaaattgaaTCGAAAATAAGTAATAAGACTGATGGAATTGATATTGGATACTGGGAATCGTTATTATCCCAACTCAAAGCCCATATGGCAAGAGCAAGACTACAAGATAGACACAAAGAGAGTCTGCATAGAAAATTACAAGTCCTGAAGGCCGAACAAGCAGTTTCTTCAAGTGCTACAACAAGCAATATGAAAACAGAAGAGACTGATAACTCTTCTGACACTGAGGAAAACGAGGATAATTTTGTATCTCCCCTGGATGAATGCTTTAAAGCTTATGAAGCAGGTGGATACAGTCCCAAATTATTATCTGTGGATGATATTGAATTGGGGACAATAGTTTTTGCTGAAGAAGATGATTTGAAAAGACTAGAATTCACTAGGCAGCAAGTAGTAGACAGTGATAATAAAACAGATAATATTACaacaaaagaagaaaaactTCTTCAAATTGAAGCAAGAAAAGGAATGGGTGAAGACGAAGCTCAATTTTCAGTTGAAGCATCACTCGATAATCAAGTCTACTTGTGGTCAGACAAGTACCGACCAAGAAAACCTAGATATTTCAACAGGGTCCATACAGGCTTTGAATGGAACAAATATAATCAGACGCATTACGATATGGACAACCCACCACCAAAAATTGTGCAAGGTTATAAGTTCAACATTTTTTATCCAGATTTAATAGACAAAAGTGCCACACCAGAATATTTCTTGACTACATGTCCAGATAGGGAATTCTCTATTTTGAGGTTTCATGCTGGACCACCATATGAAGATATAGCATTTAAAATAGTCAACAGAGAATGGGAATATTCATATAAGAGAGGGTTTAGGTGTCAGTTTCATAACAATATATTTCAGTTATGGTTTCATTTCAAGAGATACAGATATAGGAGATAA
- the LOC123316053 gene encoding pyridoxine/pyridoxamine 5'-phosphate oxidase isoform X2, protein MSLTDVRAAYQSRENVITDEKLAQIKEPLQLLDEWFQLAKNHPNILEPHAVCLATASKKGIPSARYVLCKSHSKEGFTIFTHYTSRKGQDLEENPYCALTYYWEPFNRSIRIEGKAEKLPFSVADDYFKKRPYESKIGALCSDQSQPIKNRNVLMDKEKELKAKYPNNCDVPRPPQWGGYLIKPHTMEFWQGQTDRIHDRIRFRKLKNDETIDESISHLVEDGWCWERLAP, encoded by the exons atgTCTCTCACCG aTGTTCGAGCAGCTTATCAAAGTCGAGAAAATGTTATAACAGACGAAAAATTAGCGCAAATAAAAGAACCATTACAATTACTTGATGAATGGTTCCAATTAGCTAAGAACCATCCTAACATTTTAGAACCCCATGCAGTTTGTTTGGCAACGGCAAGCAA GAAAGGCATACCATCAGCTAGGTATGTGTTATGCAAAAGTCATAGTAAAGAAGGATTCACAATCTTTACTCATTATACTAGTAGAAAAGGACAAGATCTG gagGAAAATCCATATTGTGCACTGACCTATTACTGGGAACCATTTAATCGATCT atTAGAATTGAGGGAAAAGCTGAAAAACTTCCGTTTTCAGTCGCTGATGATTATTTCAAAAAGAGGCCATATGAGAGCAAAATTGGGGCATTATGCAGCGATCAAAGTCAGCCTATAAAAAATCGCAATGTCTTAATGGACAAAGAGAAAGAATTGAAAGCGAAGTATCCAAATAACTGTGATGTTCCAAGACCACCTCAATG GGGCGGTTATCTCATTAAACCACATACAATGGAATTTTGGCAAGGTCAAACTGATCGAATTCATGATAGAATTCGTTTTCGTAAATTGAAAAATGATGAGACTATTGATGAAAGTATATCCCATTTGGTTGAGGATGGTTGGTGCTGGGAGAGACTTGCTCCGTAA
- the LOC123316055 gene encoding alpha-ketoglutarate-dependent dioxygenase alkB homolog 6 — MDIADDISKYRVTRAPPDVYYIPNFISIEEEDEILKHVYGAPKPKWTYLSNRRLQDYGGVPHKRGMISEEIPQWLQKYMDRINDLSVFDKKFPNQVLVNEYIPGQGIMPHTDGPLFHPIVTTISCGSHTILNFLENNVQRDKICEFLLERRSLIIIKNDMYTKYLHSIDETKFDVISDDTVNLEYCCGEYNTGETLERQTRISVTIRNVPKVLKVKITT; from the coding sequence ATGGATATTGCTGATGACATCAGTAAATATAGAGTAACGAGAGCGCCTCCTGATGTGTATTATATACCTAACTTTATTTCGATTGAGGAGGAAGATGAAATTTTAAAGCATGTATATGGTGCTCCAAAACCAAAATGGACTTATTTATCAAATAGACGATTACAAGATTACGGAGGCGTTCCTCATAAACGAGGAATGATTTCAGAAGAAATTCCACAATGGCTTCAAAAGTACATGGATCGAATAAATGACTTGAGTGTTTTTGATAAGAAGTTCCCCAATCAAGTACTCGTCAATGAGTATATTCCAGGGCAGGGTATAATGCCACACACTGATGGACCTTTATTTCATCCCATTGTGACGACTATCAGCTGTGGATCTCACACTATATTGAACTTTTTGGAGAATAACGTTCAGAGGGATAAAATTTGTGAATTTTTATTAGAGAGACGTAGTCTGATTATTATTAAAAATGATATGTATACAAAATATTTACATTCCATTGATGAGACAAAATTTGATGTGATAAGTGATGACACTGTGAATTTAGAATATTGTTGTGGGGAGTATAATACAGGAGAAACATTAGAAAGACAAACAAGGATTTCTGTAACTATCAGAAATGTTCCCAAAGTCTTGAAAGTTAAAATTACAACATAG
- the LOC123316053 gene encoding pyridoxine/pyridoxamine 5'-phosphate oxidase isoform X1: MIFEKFLRVVQREKASFIRKYSNYYDVRAAYQSRENVITDEKLAQIKEPLQLLDEWFQLAKNHPNILEPHAVCLATASKKGIPSARYVLCKSHSKEGFTIFTHYTSRKGQDLEENPYCALTYYWEPFNRSIRIEGKAEKLPFSVADDYFKKRPYESKIGALCSDQSQPIKNRNVLMDKEKELKAKYPNNCDVPRPPQWGGYLIKPHTMEFWQGQTDRIHDRIRFRKLKNDETIDESISHLVEDGWCWERLAP; this comes from the exons atgattttcgaaaaattcttgcGCGTAGTTCAAAGAGAAAAAGCATCATTTataagaaaatattcaaattattatg aTGTTCGAGCAGCTTATCAAAGTCGAGAAAATGTTATAACAGACGAAAAATTAGCGCAAATAAAAGAACCATTACAATTACTTGATGAATGGTTCCAATTAGCTAAGAACCATCCTAACATTTTAGAACCCCATGCAGTTTGTTTGGCAACGGCAAGCAA GAAAGGCATACCATCAGCTAGGTATGTGTTATGCAAAAGTCATAGTAAAGAAGGATTCACAATCTTTACTCATTATACTAGTAGAAAAGGACAAGATCTG gagGAAAATCCATATTGTGCACTGACCTATTACTGGGAACCATTTAATCGATCT atTAGAATTGAGGGAAAAGCTGAAAAACTTCCGTTTTCAGTCGCTGATGATTATTTCAAAAAGAGGCCATATGAGAGCAAAATTGGGGCATTATGCAGCGATCAAAGTCAGCCTATAAAAAATCGCAATGTCTTAATGGACAAAGAGAAAGAATTGAAAGCGAAGTATCCAAATAACTGTGATGTTCCAAGACCACCTCAATG GGGCGGTTATCTCATTAAACCACATACAATGGAATTTTGGCAAGGTCAAACTGATCGAATTCATGATAGAATTCGTTTTCGTAAATTGAAAAATGATGAGACTATTGATGAAAGTATATCCCATTTGGTTGAGGATGGTTGGTGCTGGGAGAGACTTGCTCCGTAA
- the LOC123315137 gene encoding elongin-B-like, with amino-acid sequence MDVFLMIRRKKLTIFTDAKDTTTVLELKKIIEGILKVPTRNQKLFNRENNVMEDEKQLQDYGLTSSTAKAQNPATIGLAVRDDNGPFEPLELTPYSAPPDLPDVMKTPETNGQEQSA; translated from the exons ATG gatGTGTTTCTCATGATACGTAGAAAAAAACTAACTATATTTACGGATGCTAAAGATACCACGACAGTATTGgagctaaaaaaaattattgaag GTATTTTGAAAGTACCGACAAGAAACCAGAAGCTTTTTAATAGGGAGAACAATGTAATGGAAGATGAAAAGCAGCTGCAAGATTATGGTCTAACTTCCAGCACAGCGAAAGCTCAGAATCCAGCGACAATAGGTTTAGCTGTAAG ggatgATAATGGACCTTTTGAACCTCTTGAGTTGACTCCTTATTCTGCGCCACCTGATCTACCCGACGTCATGAAGACCCCAGAGACGAATGGACAGGAGCAATCAGCTTAG